AGACTTATATCGAgtgaattatatatattaataaaaaaaataaggaagtaATAATAGGAAAAGGTATAAATTAATAGTGAAAATGACTATATatcatggtttttttttttttcctcctgtTCTACTTgcatattttgtagctaattaattatttataattgtaagaaaaaaaaaatgaaggaaaaattgGAAGGAAAAGGAGTAGGGTTAAGAACATCACACGTTCTACTGTTGCACTGTGGTGATAGCGGAGAAGAAAGGATGTATGAATCCTACCAGGCACTGTAATAATTAGATGGGCCACTGAAAAAGTTTAAAAAAGGACTTCCACATTATTTTGGTCCCATTCTTAATGATTGAATCTTTACTTTATACTAACAAGAACTTTCATCCCTCTTGGAGTCATAATCGCTGCATATACAGAGTAGCTGGCGTCCTTATCTGATCTCCTAAATTAttctttaaatatatatatatatatatatatatatatatatctgtaatGCTTAGGGCTATTCAACCCGGTAGTTCAATTTTTCTCCGTTTGTTACTTTCTCTTAATTTCCCTCAATTTTACTAGTTATTATCATTGCTTTataaattagataaataattaaaatttctttttgCTTCATTGtatgaatattattttattttttgacttaattaacataattttaattaggggtgtgcaaacggtcagtTCAGTTTTGAACCGAACAGAAccgataaaataaaaaataaaaaattatgaattttaaaaattgaatcaaaccgaTCATTAATAGGAAACCGAACAGAACCAAACCGATAAATATAGATTcgattcggttttaaaccgatcaaactgaGTTTCATaagatttcatatttttaacattaaatctcaaTAACAAAAACATAAACAGAAAAAAACTTAGAAATTATAACTTAAAAATCTTGGGGttttcttaatatatatatataattttggtttggttcgatttttttaattttttatgaaaagtaatcgaaccgaatcgattaatcaaaattatcaaaatttataaatcaaactgaactgattaaattttaaaaccgaatgatttaattaaattaactcAATTCTGTTCAGTTTTTTTATTTAGGCTGAAATCTGTTTACTCCTAATTTTAATAAGTCAATCATGTAAAAATTATTTCAATTCATTAGTTACCTTCTCTCACTCCATCGAAACATAGCCTTAGTGAGATAAGGTACCAACTTAGGAGCTCTTTATTGAACGCTATAAATTTTTTTAGGAAAAAGCAATGGTAGATTTCATTTTGGTTGAAAAGAGTTCTCCCCAAGAAATGCAACTCTTTTAACTTGCATGGAACAAAACTCTTAATaaatttgttgaattttttttggTGAAGGATTTAACCTTGAATTTATTGATGTTGTTATAATGTTTTGTGGATTATGAATTATGGATTTTGTTGATAATGAAGATGAGCTAGAATTTGAGGAGAGAAGCCTCTCGTCTCATCTCGGCTTCATCCATGCATTGATTTTCATTTCAATAcagaatatatatttttatcataatttcaaGTTATATAAACATTAACACCATTATTTTGCTTATAAAACAcatcatttattatttattttcattaatttatcttaattataatataatgatatattaattttaatataaatgtatatattattttatgataactcataaaataaaattttaaattattataaatcataaaatttaaaatttaaaataaaaatatttgttttCAGTATGCTCCCAATTCATTAGTTTTTACTACCATATAGCATATTTAAAAAGTCTAAAATTAAAAGAACTAAATTTTATTTGATCAACCCTCACATTTGAAAAGTTTAAAATCAATACAACtcaattcttttaattaaaagaaagtaattttaaaaagaaatgaatttatattataaatggtataattttataaaaaaaaaatcaatttatttaataaaattttctattaaaaCTCAAAATACTCTTACTTATtcatttctttaaaaaataaaataaaaagtaagtacattcattttatttatcaattattttaaacaataaaattaaaattaaaatatgttttaaatacataaattttaaaccaaatgattaaaaaaaaaatcaagagcTTTTTAAACATTTTAGctttatctaattttttttaattttatcaatttaatcaaCAAACTTTcacattaatttcaattttagcaattggtttaattgaccaaaataatttaaatatttatctacattattaatattaaccaatccatttttttatcaattttaataattGTTTTCAAATTGATAGAATCTCATTTTACCAAATCaaacaaaaaaatatttaatttaattaatttatctccCTTTGTATGTATTGTGTAATTACATTTCTTTTACTTATATTATTTACACctttattttatgtttaaattgtTGAGTTTTTATTTATTAGGCCTTAAATTCGtaataaaataacaagttaaaaatataaatagaaaaagggagagaaaaaattttaatattaagacaattatattagatatattattaattattaactttttttatcaaaatggagtttattaatgaaatattttaaaaattattgaagaattaataaaattaaaaggattAGGTAAAATTGATAATGAGTAAAAAgatttgaattattattattagtttaggaatttaattatttaaattaaatttatttttaaaattaaaataatataaaatgttTATGATTAAacagataaatttatttttaattttaaaatattttttaagaaaagtaACAATTGTATTTACTTGTATGagagttttattgattttttttattcaataaataaatttcattgcATTAATTAAAAGGCTTAGAGCACATTACATAGGGAGGATCCCACACGAGAATTGAAAGGTTACATAATAAAGACCTAAGCCCAAACTCTCAACACACTCTAACTCAAAGTTTTAACACTTAAGGTTTAAGCTAAAACAAGTCCTGAGAAAATTCAAATATCCAACACATAAGGAGAGGGCCAAAGGCTAAAATGTAAATCTTAGGGTACATCGGGTATTCGACTGGGAAAGACTATAACCTAACATTCTAAAGGGTAGAAAACCCTTAGTGCCATTGTCGTCACCAGGCCAACCTTTCCACCCTGAGGACAATTCAAAATGCTCAAATCAACATTCGAGAAGCCTCATCGAAGCAAAACGGCAACCATGCTTAGAGAAACTTATCTTTCCAAACTTGTCTCAAAAGCTTTCAAGCAATCTAACCTAGGCTAAAACATTAGAACTTTTAGCAAATGTATAAAAAATAACAATTTTGTTATTCGCATCCCATTCGCGCCTTTCAGACTAATCCTTTAGTCTTTATCCGGCGATTCACCATTACAACTTTTCCTCGCATCATGCACCATCAAATTTGTAATCTGCAATAGCATCATCAAAGAACACCAAAACAGGCAAACACAAAGGCATATCAAAGAAATTCACAGTACTAGTAGCCTAGGGATCCCTCACAAATCATCACTTATTGCCCAACTATCAAAACCTATATACAATTCTATCCATTGGCAGGGAGGGAGACCCACTAGTTAAAAAGGAGGAGGAGGTGGCCTCCTTCCACTTGAAAAGGCAAAGGAAAACTATTACACAAGGCAAAAATACAAGGTGTAGCCTTATATTTTGTTTGGATAGAGATAAAATAACACGGGAAAAAAAATTTGagagtaaaataattttattttttattattttgtgtttgaattgatagaaaataaagagagaataaaattttgagaggaaaataaaaattttctatcCACTTCCACTTTTCTCCAAAATAGAGaaacaatgaaaaaaaaaattataaatatatttttatattatataaatttttatttcttaattttgagataaaattataattttaatatttataaaataataaaaaaaaataaacatttatttctctcattattattaatttttttatttccctCCCCTTATTTTCTTTCGTCAGATCCAAACACAAATTTAGGAAAAGTGAACCACAAGACGAGAAGAAAAGAGCCCTTTGGTACAATAAATCTCTTGGACATACAATTTTTCATTGACTCACTATTAATCCAGAGGGAATCCGTACATCAACTTTATTTATGGTGAATAAGACAGGAACGGAAAGGAAAAGATATGGCTCCCACCCAGCCGCTACCAATCCCAAAAGGCAAGTGGAACCTGCCTTCTCGTCTTGACTGAATGGCCTTGAGACGAAAAGTTGTAATCATTTTTATGCCCTTTTCTTTTACTATCCTGgagtataattttaaaattatttgaaaaaatatttaatttttaacgtataaacattaatttaaaaatacttttaatcataaatattttaaaaaataaaattaattatagattTTTTTAAACAAACTCaaatgattattttttttaatttgaaaatatttttattaaaagaataaaaataaaatataattatataaaaatttaattaaaatttttttataaataatttatttatgagaAAGTTATTATGAAGAAAatggaaaaaattaaaaatgtaggcataattttcttatatatatatattctcttaAAATCTTTTTCAACCACCAACGGCAAAAGAGAAACCAGGAAGAATTATGCAATTTTCCAGATAGAAGGCCAAAATCTTGCAGATATAAGCCATGACAAGTTGACAGTTTCATGAGGAGAAAGAGATCACTTGTGGAagatgagagagaaagagagagattataataattataaggaGGCAACACTTAACAAAAAATTGCCTGTTGACAAGGAGGCAGCGACTTAGATATCCACAAGAACTAGAAGATTGTTATTGTAGAACTACAGTACAGGAGTCTACTTCCCATTCATCGtttctctcttttttccttttttctttttctttccacaaATCACTCAATTTTCTTCTCCAAGAAATTCTAAGTACTCCTCCAACTATTCAAGAATTTGGGTTCTTTTTGGAAGCTTGCATTATTTCATTCAGCGACAGGAAAGTAAATTTGGTTCAGCCAAGATGCGGAGCATGGCCATCTCCGCCACCCCAAAAGGCATTGCTGCCATTGTGGGCGTGGGTCCAAAGCTTGGCCGATCCATTGCTAGCAAGTTTGCCCATGAAGGCTACGCTGTGGCCATCCTTTCCCGCGACTTAGGTAACCGTTCTCTCCTATCTCCACACCACGACAGCTTCTTAGATAGGATAAATAAAACGAGTATATAGAGCTAAGTAGAGATTGAGATTGTTGatgggttttgatgattttttttttttgtctcttttcaTTTCTGTTCTTtcttttctgttttttttttttttctctgtctGTAATCTTCCAGAGGAAATGAAGAGAGTTTGAGTTCAAGCTGTAATTAGGAAAGAAATTAAATATGTTGCGGTTAATCTTAAAGTGTAATTTTAGGGCTAATTAGGGGGTATTTTGTAGGGAGATTATCGAGATTCGCAGAAGAGATAGCGAGGGAAGAGAAAGCTCAAGTGTTTGCTATAAGGATAGACTGCTCAGACTCAAGAAGTGTAAGAGAAGCATTTGAAGGTGTTCTTTCACTGGGCTTTGTAGAAGTTCTTGTCTATAATGCGTATCAGCCAGGTTCTTGGCTACCAACCAATTTCACTGATATTCGCATCGACTCCTTCGAGAAGTCCCTTGCCGTCTCCTCCGTGGGTGCCCTTCTTTGCTCCCAGCAGGtactttctctcattttctttcaaGTTTTCCCTCTTAATTCTCCTGGGTTTCAGATATTCTCTGGGATGATCAAGTGCTAATTAGTATTTATTGGGTATTGTATGTATGGTTACTCTTGTCAAAATGGAATCTGCAGGTAATTCCAGGCATGGTGGAGAGAGGAAAGGGGACAATTCTATTCACTGGATGTTCAGCTTCTCTAAATGGCTTTTCTGGTTTCTCTGAACTATGTAAAAAACTCTTGATGAGTACTGAATCTAAAATTGGATGTTGAAAAGATTCACCTTGGAAAACCCTTGTATCTAACAATGTTCTTTTCCCCCATTTCTTTTGAAGAACAGGCTGTGGCAAGTTTGCTTTGAGAGCTCTATCACAATGCCTAGCTAGGGAGTTCCAGCCTCTGGGAGTGCACATCGCCCATGTTATCATCGATGGTGTGGTTGGCCCACGCGGGTAAGTTCTTGTTCATATATTTTCCTTTCTTTAAAAAGGATCTAGCTACTTGTCATCTTCACcctgaaaaagaaagagaaaaaaaaaaa
This sequence is a window from Hevea brasiliensis isolate MT/VB/25A 57/8 chromosome 10, ASM3005281v1, whole genome shotgun sequence. Protein-coding genes within it:
- the LOC110659407 gene encoding uncharacterized protein LOC110659407, with the translated sequence MRSMAISATPKGIAAIVGVGPKLGRSIASKFAHEGYAVAILSRDLGRLSRFAEEIAREEKAQVFAIRIDCSDSRSVREAFEGVLSLGFVEVLVYNAYQPGSWLPTNFTDIRIDSFEKSLAVSSVGALLCSQQVIPGMVERGKGTILFTGCSASLNGFSGFSELCCGKFALRALSQCLAREFQPLGVHIAHVIIDGVVGPRGGPSTSQRTSVGEQQQNMHGGVVMDPDSLAQTYWHLHVQDRTAWTQEIDLRPSNSIP